From the Accipiter gentilis chromosome 15, bAccGen1.1, whole genome shotgun sequence genome, one window contains:
- the POPDC3 gene encoding popeye domain-containing protein 3: protein MGENASFWESLIYAHPTCTTWKQEAEGSIYHLASILFVVGFMGGSGFFGLLYVFSLLGLGFLCSSVWAWLDVCAADIFSWNFILFAICFVQFIYVTYQVRSVSFDREFQELYSALFQPLGISLTVYRKIVLCCDAEVVTLEKEHCYAMQGKTPIDKLSLLVSGRIRVTVDGEFLHYIFPLQFLDSPEWDSLRPTEEGIFQVTLTAETDCRYVAWRRKKLYLLFAKHRFISRLFSILIGSDIAEKLYALNDRVHVGKGFRYDIRLPNFYHVSLSETPPVQPSHHLQRGSPRRKPTRVTNCGSFSTQS, encoded by the exons ATGGGAGAAAATGCAAGTTTCTGGGAGAGTTTGATATATGCACATCCTACATGTACCACCTGGAAGCAAGAGGCAGAGGGATCTATCTACCACCTAGCCAGTATTCTCTTTGTTGTGGGCTTCATGGGTGGAAGTGGATTCTTTGGGCTTCTCTATGTCTTCAGCTTGCTTGGATTGGGCtttctctgctcttctgtttGGGCTTGGCTGGATGTCTGTGCTGCTGATATATTCTCCTGGAATTTTATACTGTTTGCTATATGCTTCGTCCAGTTCATTTACGTTACCTACCAAGTTCGGAGTGTTTCCTTTGACAGAGAATTCCAGGAACTCTACAGCGCTCTCTTCCAGCCTCTGGGAATTTCCTTGACTGTCTACAGGAAGATTGTCTTGTGCTGCGACGCAGAAGTGGTTACCCTGGAGAAGGAACACTGTTATGCCATGCAGGGCAAAACACCTATTGATAAACTGTCCTTGCTTGTGTCAGGCAG GATCAGAGTGACAGTTGATGGGGAGTTTCTGCAttatatttttcctcttcaatTTCTGGATTCTCCTGAATGGGATTCACTGAGGCCCACAGAAGAGGGAATTTTCCAG GTAACCCTTACAGCAGAGACAGATTGTCGGTACGTGGCCTGGAGGAGAAAGAAGCTGTATCTGCTGTTTGCTAAACACCGTTTCATCTCCCGCCTGTTCTCAATTTTAATTGGGAGTGACATTGCTGAAAAACTGTATGCCTTGAATGACAGAGTGCACGTGGGGAAGGGCTTTAGGTATGACATTCGGTTACCGAACTTCTACCACGTCTCACTGTCAGAGACCCCTCCGGTGCAGCCCTCCCACCACCTACAGAGAGGGTCCCCCCGGCGCAAGCCCACCAGGGTTACAAACTGTGGCTCCTTCAGCACACAGTCCTAG